One genomic region from Mangifera indica cultivar Alphonso chromosome 17, CATAS_Mindica_2.1, whole genome shotgun sequence encodes:
- the LOC123200095 gene encoding mechanosensitive ion channel protein 10-like isoform X3, translated as METGKGVSEKKGTNANDVVLHILHPEEASSTKVESSNIEGTELQNVRCRAKASTFISSPSRDIVNSTPASNKPPKIPTQSLTQRKSLARSEFSKPKSRLVEPYNPNDAKVVEEKPELVTSSSPHRNSPKVSTPRENLKSAPVTPKTPLIGTPGEDEEDDEDVYKTSLKVSEKKGKKMNFFVIIEWVLLVGVTGFLVASLIVNKLQHRMIRGLELWKWCVLIVVIFCGRLFTGWFMNIVVFSIERNFLLKKKVMYFVYGLRRSVRVFIWLCLVLLAWTLLFNHGVKRSKKATKILNYITRALASCLITSALWLVKTLFVKLLASSFQATRFFDRIQESIFHQYILKTLSGPPLMEMAEHVGRSNTPGQLSFMSGRKENKERNEEMIDVEKLKKMKQEKVSAWTMKGLINVISGSGLSTISNSLDNFNDEEGEQKDKEITSEWEAKAAAYQIFSNVAKPHSKYIDEEDLLRFMKKEEVDNMIPLFEGAAETRKIKRSTFKNWVVKAYLDRKSLAHTLNDTKTAIEELNRIISGIVIVVAVIVGLLIMGLLTTQILVFISSQLLLVAFMFGNTAKTVFEAIIFVFVMHPFDVGDRCVIDGVQMIVEEVNILTTIFLRFDNEKIFYPNSVLATKPISNFYRSPEMSDSVEFSIDVSTSLEKIKALKSKIKMVFDLTWVFPSDLYK; from the exons ATGGAAACTGGAAAAGGCGTGTCTGAGAAAAAAGGGACCAATGCAAACGATGTCGTACTACACATTTTACATCCTGAAGAAGCTTCTTCTACTAAGGTGGAATCTTCCAATATTGAAGGAACAGAGTTACAGAATGTGAGATGCAGAGCGAAAGCATCCACATTTATAAGCTCACCTTCTCGAGATATTGTTAATTCGACTCCAGCTTCAAATAAGCCTCCTAAAATCCCAACTCAGTCTTTAACTCAGAGGAAGTCGCTTGCAAGATCCGAGTTTTCGAAGCCCAAATCAAGATTGGTTGAACCTTATAATCCCAATGATGCTAAAGTGGTGGAAGAAAAACCAGAGTTGGTGACTTCGAGCTCCCCCCACAGGAACTCACCAAAGGTTTCCACTCCAAGGGAGAACTTGAAATCAGCTCCTGTTACACCAAAAACACCTTTGATTGGAACTCCGGGAGAGGACGAGGAGGACGATGAAGATGTTTACAAGACTAGTCTGAAAGTGAGTGAAAAGAAGggtaagaaaatgaatttttttgtcataattGAGTGGGTTTTACTCGTAGGTGTAACAGGGTTTTTAGTTGCTAGCTTAATAGTGAATAAATTGCAACACCGCATGATTCGGGGTTTAGAGCTGTGGAAATGGTGTGTGTTGATTGTGGTGATTTTTTGTGGTAGATTGTTCACTGGATGGTTTATGAATATAGTGGTTTTTTCGATCGAAAGGAACTTCTTGCTTAAGAAAAAGGTTATGTATTTTGTTTATGGGTTGAGGAGGAGTGTCAGAGTTTTTATTTGGCTATGTTTGGTTCTTTTAGCTTGGACCCTGTTGTTTAATCATGGAGTTAAGAGATCAAAAAAAGCTACTAAGATTCTAAATTATATTACTAGGGCTCTTGCTTCTTGTCTCATTACTTCGGCTCTATGGTTGGTGAAGACTTTGTTTGTTAAATTACTTGCTTCTTCTTTCCAAGCTACAAGATTCTTTGATCGCATTCAAGAATCAATCTTTCATCAATATATACTTAAGACTCTTTCTGGACCTCCATTAATGGAGATGGCTGAACATGTTGGGAGATCAAATACTCCTGGGCAGTTGAGTTTTATGAGtgggagaaaagaaaataaagagcGAAATGAGGAGATGATTGATGTGGAAAAGCTGAAAAAGATGAAGCAAGAGAAAGTTTCTGCTTGGACCATGAAAGGGTTAATTAATGTCATTAGTGGCTCAGGGCTGTCTACTATCTCAAATTCACTTGACAATTTCAATGACGAGGAGGGTGAGCAGAAAGATAAGGAGATTACTAGTGAATGGGAAGCAAAGGCTGCTGCTTATCAGATTTTCAGTAATGTTGCCAAGCCTCATAGCAA GTACATTGATGAGGAGGATCTATTGCGCTTCATGAAAAAGGAGGAGGTGGACAATATGATTCCACTGTTTGAAGGAGCAGCAGAAACAAGAAAGATCAAGAGGTCTACTTTTAAGAATTGGGTG GTTAAAGCTTACCTTGATCGAAAGTCTCTGGCACATACCTTAAATGACACCAAAACAGCCATAGAAGAGCTGAACAGGATTATTTCAGGAATTGTGATTGTTGTGGCCGTTATTGTGGGGTTGCTTATTATGGGACTTTTAACAACCCAGATACTTGTATTCATTTCATCCCAACTCTTACTTGTGGCATTCATGTTTGGTAACACTGCCAAGACTGTATTTGAAGCTATCATATTTGTCTTTGTGATGCACCCATTTGATGTAGGTGATAGATGTGTTATTGATGGAGTACAG ATGATCGTTGAGGAGGTGAACATTTTGACAACAATCTTTTTGAGATTTGACAATGAGAAAATATTCTATCCCAATTCAGTTCTAGCTACAAAACCCATCAGCAACTTTTACCGGAGCCCAGAGATGAGTGATTCTGTGGAGTTTTCTATTGATGTTTCCACGTCATTGGAGAAGATTAAAgctctaaaatctaaaataaaaat GGTGTTTGATTTAACCTGGGTCTTCCCTTCAGATCTTTACAAGTAG
- the LOC123200095 gene encoding mechanosensitive ion channel protein 10-like isoform X2 produces the protein METGKGVSEKKGTNANDVVLHILHPEEASSTKVESSNIEGTELQNVRCRAKASTFISSPSRDIVNSTPASNKPPKIPTQSLTQRKSLARSEFSKPKSRLVEPYNPNDAKVVEEKPELVTSSSPHRNSPKVSTPRENLKSAPVTPKTPLIGTPGEDEEDDEDVYKTSLKVSEKKGKKMNFFVIIEWVLLVGVTGFLVASLIVNKLQHRMIRGLELWKWCVLIVVIFCGRLFTGWFMNIVVFSIERNFLLKKKVMYFVYGLRRSVRVFIWLCLVLLAWTLLFNHGVKRSKKATKILNYITRALASCLITSALWLVKTLFVKLLASSFQATRFFDRIQESIFHQYILKTLSGPPLMEMAEHVGRSNTPGQLSFMSGRKENKERNEEMIDVEKLKKMKQEKVSAWTMKGLINVISGSGLSTISNSLDNFNDEEGEQKDKEITSEWEAKAAAYQIFSNVAKPHSKYIDEEDLLRFMKKEEVDNMIPLFEGAAETRKIKRSTFKNWVVKAYLDRKSLAHTLNDTKTAIEELNRIISGIVIVVAVIVGLLIMGLLTTQILVFISSQLLLVAFMFGNTAKTVFEAIIFVFVMHPFDVGDRCVIDGVQMIVEEVNILTTIFLRFDNEKIFYPNSVLATKPISNFYRSPEMSDSVEFSIDVSTSLEKIKALKSKIKIMCRVFDLTWVFPSDLYK, from the exons ATGGAAACTGGAAAAGGCGTGTCTGAGAAAAAAGGGACCAATGCAAACGATGTCGTACTACACATTTTACATCCTGAAGAAGCTTCTTCTACTAAGGTGGAATCTTCCAATATTGAAGGAACAGAGTTACAGAATGTGAGATGCAGAGCGAAAGCATCCACATTTATAAGCTCACCTTCTCGAGATATTGTTAATTCGACTCCAGCTTCAAATAAGCCTCCTAAAATCCCAACTCAGTCTTTAACTCAGAGGAAGTCGCTTGCAAGATCCGAGTTTTCGAAGCCCAAATCAAGATTGGTTGAACCTTATAATCCCAATGATGCTAAAGTGGTGGAAGAAAAACCAGAGTTGGTGACTTCGAGCTCCCCCCACAGGAACTCACCAAAGGTTTCCACTCCAAGGGAGAACTTGAAATCAGCTCCTGTTACACCAAAAACACCTTTGATTGGAACTCCGGGAGAGGACGAGGAGGACGATGAAGATGTTTACAAGACTAGTCTGAAAGTGAGTGAAAAGAAGggtaagaaaatgaatttttttgtcataattGAGTGGGTTTTACTCGTAGGTGTAACAGGGTTTTTAGTTGCTAGCTTAATAGTGAATAAATTGCAACACCGCATGATTCGGGGTTTAGAGCTGTGGAAATGGTGTGTGTTGATTGTGGTGATTTTTTGTGGTAGATTGTTCACTGGATGGTTTATGAATATAGTGGTTTTTTCGATCGAAAGGAACTTCTTGCTTAAGAAAAAGGTTATGTATTTTGTTTATGGGTTGAGGAGGAGTGTCAGAGTTTTTATTTGGCTATGTTTGGTTCTTTTAGCTTGGACCCTGTTGTTTAATCATGGAGTTAAGAGATCAAAAAAAGCTACTAAGATTCTAAATTATATTACTAGGGCTCTTGCTTCTTGTCTCATTACTTCGGCTCTATGGTTGGTGAAGACTTTGTTTGTTAAATTACTTGCTTCTTCTTTCCAAGCTACAAGATTCTTTGATCGCATTCAAGAATCAATCTTTCATCAATATATACTTAAGACTCTTTCTGGACCTCCATTAATGGAGATGGCTGAACATGTTGGGAGATCAAATACTCCTGGGCAGTTGAGTTTTATGAGtgggagaaaagaaaataaagagcGAAATGAGGAGATGATTGATGTGGAAAAGCTGAAAAAGATGAAGCAAGAGAAAGTTTCTGCTTGGACCATGAAAGGGTTAATTAATGTCATTAGTGGCTCAGGGCTGTCTACTATCTCAAATTCACTTGACAATTTCAATGACGAGGAGGGTGAGCAGAAAGATAAGGAGATTACTAGTGAATGGGAAGCAAAGGCTGCTGCTTATCAGATTTTCAGTAATGTTGCCAAGCCTCATAGCAA GTACATTGATGAGGAGGATCTATTGCGCTTCATGAAAAAGGAGGAGGTGGACAATATGATTCCACTGTTTGAAGGAGCAGCAGAAACAAGAAAGATCAAGAGGTCTACTTTTAAGAATTGGGTG GTTAAAGCTTACCTTGATCGAAAGTCTCTGGCACATACCTTAAATGACACCAAAACAGCCATAGAAGAGCTGAACAGGATTATTTCAGGAATTGTGATTGTTGTGGCCGTTATTGTGGGGTTGCTTATTATGGGACTTTTAACAACCCAGATACTTGTATTCATTTCATCCCAACTCTTACTTGTGGCATTCATGTTTGGTAACACTGCCAAGACTGTATTTGAAGCTATCATATTTGTCTTTGTGATGCACCCATTTGATGTAGGTGATAGATGTGTTATTGATGGAGTACAG ATGATCGTTGAGGAGGTGAACATTTTGACAACAATCTTTTTGAGATTTGACAATGAGAAAATATTCTATCCCAATTCAGTTCTAGCTACAAAACCCATCAGCAACTTTTACCGGAGCCCAGAGATGAGTGATTCTGTGGAGTTTTCTATTGATGTTTCCACGTCATTGGAGAAGATTAAAgctctaaaatctaaaataaaaat AATGTGCAGGGTGTTTGATTTAACCTGGGTCTTCCCTTCAGATCTTTACAAGTAG
- the LOC123200095 gene encoding mechanosensitive ion channel protein 10-like isoform X1: METGKGVSEKKGTNANDVVLHILHPEEASSTKVESSNIEGTELQNVRCRAKASTFISSPSRDIVNSTPASNKPPKIPTQSLTQRKSLARSEFSKPKSRLVEPYNPNDAKVVEEKPELVTSSSPHRNSPKVSTPRENLKSAPVTPKTPLIGTPGEDEEDDEDVYKTSLKVSEKKGKKMNFFVIIEWVLLVGVTGFLVASLIVNKLQHRMIRGLELWKWCVLIVVIFCGRLFTGWFMNIVVFSIERNFLLKKKVMYFVYGLRRSVRVFIWLCLVLLAWTLLFNHGVKRSKKATKILNYITRALASCLITSALWLVKTLFVKLLASSFQATRFFDRIQESIFHQYILKTLSGPPLMEMAEHVGRSNTPGQLSFMSGRKENKERNEEMIDVEKLKKMKQEKVSAWTMKGLINVISGSGLSTISNSLDNFNDEEGEQKDKEITSEWEAKAAAYQIFSNVAKPHSKYIDEEDLLRFMKKEEVDNMIPLFEGAAETRKIKRSTFKNWVVKAYLDRKSLAHTLNDTKTAIEELNRIISGIVIVVAVIVGLLIMGLLTTQILVFISSQLLLVAFMFGNTAKTVFEAIIFVFVMHPFDVGDRCVIDGVQMIVEEVNILTTIFLRFDNEKIFYPNSVLATKPISNFYRSPEMSDSVEFSIDVSTSLEKIKALKSKIKMYLESKPQHWRPAHNVVVKDIEDVNKMKMALFVTHTINFQNYGDKNSRRSELVLELKKIFEEVKIGYHLLPQEVQVSYISVPPLAR; the protein is encoded by the exons ATGGAAACTGGAAAAGGCGTGTCTGAGAAAAAAGGGACCAATGCAAACGATGTCGTACTACACATTTTACATCCTGAAGAAGCTTCTTCTACTAAGGTGGAATCTTCCAATATTGAAGGAACAGAGTTACAGAATGTGAGATGCAGAGCGAAAGCATCCACATTTATAAGCTCACCTTCTCGAGATATTGTTAATTCGACTCCAGCTTCAAATAAGCCTCCTAAAATCCCAACTCAGTCTTTAACTCAGAGGAAGTCGCTTGCAAGATCCGAGTTTTCGAAGCCCAAATCAAGATTGGTTGAACCTTATAATCCCAATGATGCTAAAGTGGTGGAAGAAAAACCAGAGTTGGTGACTTCGAGCTCCCCCCACAGGAACTCACCAAAGGTTTCCACTCCAAGGGAGAACTTGAAATCAGCTCCTGTTACACCAAAAACACCTTTGATTGGAACTCCGGGAGAGGACGAGGAGGACGATGAAGATGTTTACAAGACTAGTCTGAAAGTGAGTGAAAAGAAGggtaagaaaatgaatttttttgtcataattGAGTGGGTTTTACTCGTAGGTGTAACAGGGTTTTTAGTTGCTAGCTTAATAGTGAATAAATTGCAACACCGCATGATTCGGGGTTTAGAGCTGTGGAAATGGTGTGTGTTGATTGTGGTGATTTTTTGTGGTAGATTGTTCACTGGATGGTTTATGAATATAGTGGTTTTTTCGATCGAAAGGAACTTCTTGCTTAAGAAAAAGGTTATGTATTTTGTTTATGGGTTGAGGAGGAGTGTCAGAGTTTTTATTTGGCTATGTTTGGTTCTTTTAGCTTGGACCCTGTTGTTTAATCATGGAGTTAAGAGATCAAAAAAAGCTACTAAGATTCTAAATTATATTACTAGGGCTCTTGCTTCTTGTCTCATTACTTCGGCTCTATGGTTGGTGAAGACTTTGTTTGTTAAATTACTTGCTTCTTCTTTCCAAGCTACAAGATTCTTTGATCGCATTCAAGAATCAATCTTTCATCAATATATACTTAAGACTCTTTCTGGACCTCCATTAATGGAGATGGCTGAACATGTTGGGAGATCAAATACTCCTGGGCAGTTGAGTTTTATGAGtgggagaaaagaaaataaagagcGAAATGAGGAGATGATTGATGTGGAAAAGCTGAAAAAGATGAAGCAAGAGAAAGTTTCTGCTTGGACCATGAAAGGGTTAATTAATGTCATTAGTGGCTCAGGGCTGTCTACTATCTCAAATTCACTTGACAATTTCAATGACGAGGAGGGTGAGCAGAAAGATAAGGAGATTACTAGTGAATGGGAAGCAAAGGCTGCTGCTTATCAGATTTTCAGTAATGTTGCCAAGCCTCATAGCAA GTACATTGATGAGGAGGATCTATTGCGCTTCATGAAAAAGGAGGAGGTGGACAATATGATTCCACTGTTTGAAGGAGCAGCAGAAACAAGAAAGATCAAGAGGTCTACTTTTAAGAATTGGGTG GTTAAAGCTTACCTTGATCGAAAGTCTCTGGCACATACCTTAAATGACACCAAAACAGCCATAGAAGAGCTGAACAGGATTATTTCAGGAATTGTGATTGTTGTGGCCGTTATTGTGGGGTTGCTTATTATGGGACTTTTAACAACCCAGATACTTGTATTCATTTCATCCCAACTCTTACTTGTGGCATTCATGTTTGGTAACACTGCCAAGACTGTATTTGAAGCTATCATATTTGTCTTTGTGATGCACCCATTTGATGTAGGTGATAGATGTGTTATTGATGGAGTACAG ATGATCGTTGAGGAGGTGAACATTTTGACAACAATCTTTTTGAGATTTGACAATGAGAAAATATTCTATCCCAATTCAGTTCTAGCTACAAAACCCATCAGCAACTTTTACCGGAGCCCAGAGATGAGTGATTCTGTGGAGTTTTCTATTGATGTTTCCACGTCATTGGAGAAGATTAAAgctctaaaatctaaaataaaaat GTACTTGGAGAGCAAGCCGCAACACTGGCGTCCGGCTCACAATGTAGTGGTTAAGGACATTGAGGATGTGAACAAGATGAAAATGGCTCTCTTTGTTACACACACTATTAACTTTCAGAATTATGGAGATAAAAACAGTAGAAGATCCGAACTAGTCCTCGAACTAAAGAAAATATTCGAAGAAGTTAAAATCGGATATCATCTTCTACCCCAAGAAGTTCAGGTCAGTTATATCTCTGTTCCACCACTTGCAAGGTGA
- the LOC123200077 gene encoding uncharacterized protein LOC123200077: MASTSAVSMALPLTQASQKRVPTSETFFKPMPVKSSRAIPASKSNGRFEVKASSSFKEKAVTGLTAAALTASMVIPEVAEAAGPGVSPSLKNFLLSIVAGGVVLTAIVGAVIGVANFDPVKRS; this comes from the coding sequence ATGGCTTCAACTTCAGCTGTTTCAATGGCTTTGCCCTTAACTCAGGCAAGCCAAAAGAGGGTGCCCACCTCTGAGACCTTTTTCAAGCCAATGCCAGTGAAGTCGTCAAGGGCAATTCCGGCATCAAAATCCAACGGCAGGTTTGAAGTCaaggcttcttcttctttcaaggAGAAGGCTGTCACCGGATTGACAGCGGCTGCACTGACGGCTTCCATGGTGATCCCGGAAGTGGCCGAAGCTGCAGGGCCCGGAGTTTCCCCATCTCTCAAGAACTTCTTGCTCAGCATTGTAGCTGGAGGTGTTGTGCTTACTGCAATTGTTGGCGCTGTGATTGGCGTGGCCAATTTCGACCCCGTCAAGCGGAGCTAA
- the LOC123200818 gene encoding replication protein A 70 kDa DNA-binding subunit A → MPINLTPNAIASINGGDVNSKPLVQVTDIKLIGSNQERYRFLISDSVSAQHAMLATQLNDRVKTGQVKIGSVVQLIDYICSTVQNRKIIVVLNMETIILDYEIIGNPKMFTESDSTTQKAIPTGNSEHPVRINNFNALKPGTFNTPNPSTCNAPNPGTFSAPNTSTFRATNSGTFRAPYPGNNVQSFRPTVQPSYEPPPNYRNHGPILKNEAPARIIPIAALNPYQGRWAIKARVTAKGDLRRYNNARGDGKVFSFDLLDSDGGEIRVTCFNAVVDRFYDVIEVGKVYLISKGSLKPAQKNFNHLKNEWEIFLEATSTVDLCPEEDGSIPRQQFFFRSISEIENTENNAILDVIGIVISVNPSVPILRKNGMETQRRILNLKDRSGRSIELTLWGDFCSKEGQKLQEMVDVGFFPVLAVKAGKVNDFSGKSIGTISSTQLFINPEFPEAQDLRQWFDRGGKDTASVSISGEMLSAGSKNEIRKTVAQIKDEGLGRSEKPDWVTVRAFLTFIKSDTFCYTACPLMIGDRQCNKKVTHSGNRWRCDRCNQEFEECDYRYLLQAQIQDQTGLTWVTAFQESGEEIMGCPAKELYMLKYELQDDTRFGEIIRSRVFNQYLFRLKIKEEMFGDEQRVKITVIKADQLNYSSESRYLLDLISKTQKVNDFRPR, encoded by the exons ATGCCTATCAATCTGACGCCTAACGCCATTGCCTCCATAAATGGCGGAGATGTGAACTCGAAACCGCTGGTTCAGGTAACGGATATAAAGCTGATTGGAAGCAATCAAGAGAGGTATCGGTTTTTGATCTCAGACTCTGTCTCTGCTCAGCACGCGATGCTTGCCACTCAGCTTAACGACCGAGTCAAGACTGGCCAGGTCAAGATAGGATCGGTTGTTCAATTGATTGATTATATCTGCAGCACTGTTCAAAATCGCAA GATTATTGTTGTGCTGAACATGGAAACTATTATATTGGACTATGAAATCATTGGGAATCCAAAAATGTTTACCGAATCTGATTCAACAACTCAAAAAGCAATTCCAACTGGCAACTCAGAGCACCCGGTGCGGATTAATAATTTCAATGCTCTAAAGCCGGGCACATTTAACACTCCAAACCCTAGCACATGTAATGCTCCAAATCCTGGAACATTTAGTGCTCCAAATACCAGTACATTCAGAGCAACAAATTCTGGCACATTTAGGGCTCCGTATCCTGGAAATAATGTACAGAGTTTTCGACCCACTGTTCAGCCATCATATGAACCACCTCCAAACTACAGAAATCATGGTCCAATATTGAAGAATGAGGCACCGGCACGAATCATTCCTATAGCTGCATTGAATCCTTATCAAGGCCGGTGGGCTATCAAGGCAAGAGTGACTGCTAAGGGAGATCTCCGACGCTACAATAATGCCCGAGGAGATGGGAAGGTCTTCTCTTTTGACCTCCTTGACTCTGATGGAGGGGAAATAAGAGTGACCTGCTTTAATGCTGTTGTTGACCGCTTCTACGATGTTATTGAGGTTGGTAAAGTTTATCTGATTTCGAAAGGCAGTTTGAAACCTGCACAGAAGAATTTTAACCATTTGAAGAATGAATGGGAGATATTTTTGGAGGCTACTTCAACTGTGGATCTTTGCCCTGAGGAGGATGGTTCAATACCGAGACAGCAGTTCTTCTTCAGATCCATCAGTGAAATTGAGAATACTGAGAACAATGCTATACTTGATGTTATTGGTATTGTGATTTCTGTGAACCCTTCAGTACCTATCTTGAGGAAGAATGGCATGGAAACTCAGAGAAGAATTTTGAATCTGAAGGACAGATCTGGTAGGAGTATCGAGTTAACTCTTTGGGGAGATTTCTGCAGTAAGGAAGGTCAAAAGCTGCAAGAGATGGTTGATGTTGGCTTTTTCCCTGTTTTAGCTGTTAAAGCTGGAAAGGTTAATGACTTCAGTGGGAAATCCATTGGGACAATTTCTTCAACTCAGCTCTTTATAAATCCAGAATTCCCCGAGGCTCAAGACCTGAGACAGTGGTTTGATCGAGGGGGAAAGGATACTGCTTCAGTGTCCATTTCTGGAGAAATGCTGTCGGCAGGTTCTAAAAATGAAATACGCAAAACTGTTGCTCAGATCAAAGATGAAGGTCTCGGAAGATCTGAGAAGCCTGACTGGGTCACTGTGAGGGCAttcttaacttttattaaatcaGATACTTTCTGTTATACAGCTTGCCCATTGATGATTGGAGATAGACAGTGCAATAAGAAAGTGACACATTCCGGAAACAGATGGCGATGTGACAGGTGCAATCAAGAATTCGAGGAATGTGATTACAGATATCTACTCCAGGCCCAGATTCAAGACCAGACTGGTTTGACTTGGGTAACAGCTTTTCAGGAATCTGGTGAAGAAATCATGGGCTGCCCAGCTAAGGAATTGTACATGTTGAAATATGAATTGCAGGATGATACCAGATTTGGAGAGATAATAAGGAGCAGAGTCTTCAACCAATACCTATTCAGGCTTAAGATCAAAGAGGAAATGTTTGGAGATGAGCAGCGGGTGAAGATCACTGTTATTAAAGCCGACCAGTTGAATTATTCTTCCGAAAGCAGGTACCTTCTTGATTTGATATCAAAGACTCAAAAGGTGAATGATTTTAGACCAAGGTAA
- the LOC123199907 gene encoding 40S ribosomal protein S3-3-like, with translation MATQISKKRKFVADGVFFAELNEVLTRELAEDGYSGVEVRVTPMRTEIIIRATRTQNVLGEKGKRIRELTSVVQKRFKFPENSVELYAEKVNNRGLCAIAQAESLRYKLLGGLAVRRACYGVLRFVMESGAKGCEVIVSGKLRAQRAKSMKFKDGYMISSGQPVNEYIDSAVRHVLLRQGVLGIKVKIMLDWDPKGKQGPTTPLPDLVTIHTPKDEEQYVRPSMVATDIAAPLQLPVE, from the exons atgGCTACTCAAATCAGCAAGAAGCGAAAG TTTGTTGCCGATGGAGTTTTTTTCGCTGAGTTGAATGAGGTATTGACTCGAGAGCTGGCAGAGGACGGCTACTCTGGTGTGGAGGTCAGGGTAACTCCCATGCGCACCGAGATCATCATCCGAGCCACTCGCACCCAGAACGTTCTCG GTGAGAAAGGAAAGAGAATTAGAGAGCTGACCTCGGTGGTGCAGAAGCGTTTTAAGTTCCCGGAGAACAGTGTGGAGCTTTACGCTGAGAAAGTTAATAACAGAGGACTCTGTGCTATTGCTCAGGCCGAGTCTCTCCGCTACAAGCTCCTCGGTGGCCTTGCTGTTCGCAG GGCTTGCTATGGTGTATTGAGATTCGTCATGGAGAGTGGAGCCAAGGGTTGTGAG GTAATTGTCAGTGGGAAGTTGAGGGCTCAGCGTGCCAAATCAATGAAGTTCAAGGATGGATACATGATCTCTTCTGGTCAGCCAGTCAATGAGTATATTGATTCTGCAGTGAGACATGTTCTTTTGAGACAG GGTGTTCTTGGTATTAAGGTTAAAATTATGCTTGATTGGGATCCTAAGGGAAAGCAAGGCCCCACTACCCCTCTACCAGATCTTGTCACTATCCATACTCCCAAGGATGAAGAGCAATATGTGAGGCCATCAATGGTTGCCACTGATATCGCAGCCCCACTCCAACTCCCAGTGGAATGA